The Mucilaginibacter rubeus genomic interval AAACTGAGTTATCCATTTTGCCGGCCGAAAAATTCTTTTAAACCTTCTTTATCTTTTAGTCTGAACAGCTGGATAAGTACGTAAGCACAGCTGGCCAGGCTACCCAAAGTAATAAGTAATATGAGCCAAACTATTTTCCAAAGCCAGTTTTTCTCTTTGTAGCAAATCCATACGTAAATAACCAGGATGTTGGCATAAAAATCCCAAAGCGTGGCCCGCATCCAGGCTACAGCACCTAAATAATCCCACTCTTTAAAAAGGTTATGCTCCAGGCTTGTGTTTACAACAGCGTAACACATCCATACAAACACAATACTGAATAATATTTTCAGAAAGCTTACCACCTATTTTGCTTTAGCCGAATTGATAAACGCTAAAGCATCATCGGCATGTTCTTTACCTTGTAACATAGCCTCATGGGTATAAACTATCTTACCCTTCAAGTCAACTACAAAAGTTTCCCGGCCAGACATGAAGAACTTTTTCTTTACACCAAACATATCGTAAACCTTATTGTCGGGATCGCTCAAAACGGTAAAAGGCAATTTATAATGATCGGCAAAAGCCTTATGGCTTGCTACGGTACCATTGTTTATGCCAATAACCATAGCGCCAGCTTTGGTAAATTTATCAAAGCTGTCCCTAAACGCGCAGGCTTCCTTTGTACAAACCATACTTTCATCTTTAGGATAAAAATAAATTACCAATACCTTTTTACCTACATAATCGTCAGTGTTAAAGGTTTTGCCGTTTTGGTCGGTAAGCGAAAATGTGGGTATTTTATCGCCGGATACAAGCTGTTTGCTGCTTTGCGCTTCGGCGGCACAGGCAAAAAGAAACGAAGCCAGTAAAACGGCAATGAGGTATTTGATCATGGTTGGGCTCATTTTCCTTACTTACGTTAAATGTGTCACACAGCGATTTGTACTTATGAAATAAAAAAGCCTGCAATTTGTTTTAATTGCAGGCCCTTATATCTGTGTGTAAAAGCAATATTACACCAAATTCTTCTTAATGTAACTGATACTTTGGCTGATACTATCGAAAGGATCGCCAGGGCAAACATCCTGCTCAACAAAGAAATACTGAAGGCCTGATTTTTTGGCCTGGGTAAAGATCTTTTTAAAGTCGATAGTACCGTTACCTACCTCAGTAAATTTCTTTTCAGGTGTTTTATCCATATCCTTAACATGCCATAACGGGAAGCGGCCCGGATGCTTGTTGATCAACGCGATAGGGTCCTGGTTGGCTTTGGTTACCCAATAAAGGTCCATCTCCATTTTTACAAGGCTTTTATCGGTACTATCCAACAAAATCTCATAAGGGTATTTTCCGTTTTCCTGGATAAATTCAAAATCGTGGTTATGGTAGCAAAGCTGGATGCCTGCACCTTTACAGGTTTCGCCGGCTATATCAAGCATGTTGGCAACGTTTTTATAATGATCAAGGTTGCCACGCTCAGATTGCGACAGATAAGCGCAAACCATGTATTTTACACCTGCTTCGGCAGCATCGTCAACAGCCTTTTTCCAGTCGTTCATGATGGTACCTTTCTGGTGTTCGCCATTAACAAGTTCTTCGCCTAAGCGATAGTGCGCGCTTGGCATAATCAGGCCGTTCTGTTTTAAAACATTGGCAAAATCCTTTGGACGCATGCCATAAAATAATTCGGTACCGGTATAGGTTGCACCTTCAACAGATGTGAAGCCTGTTTTGGCAACTTTTGCTAACGCGGCAACCGGATCGACAGCCATAGCATCGCGTACAGTATATAATTGTAAGCCAATGTATTTTTTATCATAAGCAAACAAATTAGGAGCTGCCAGCAAGCCTGCTGAAAGTAGCGCCGAGGTTTTAAGGAAAGAGCGTCTGGTAGTCATTGGTTATGTTTTTTGATTGGTTGTGTAAATATAACACATTAAAAATGCCAATTCAAAGACACAAACAACATTGATTGGTTTAATGCCGTATCCAATAAAAATAATACAAACAGGATTAGGCTCAACAAAAAAGGCCGCTAAAGCGGCCTTCTAATTCAATATTTTTAAAATTATCTTCCTTTTTTAACGTTCGGAAATTTCATTTTATAATCTACATCAACCATACCTTTTGAAATATCGTTAAGCTTTTTTTCGATCAGGCGCTTGCGCAGCGGGCTTAGCTTATCGGTAAACAGCTTACCTTCAATATGGTCATACTCATGCTGAATAACGCGTGCTGCCATACCTTTAAAAGTCTCTTCGTGGTGTTTCCAGTCGGCATCATAGTATGACATGCGCACAACCGGTTTGCGGTATACATCCTCGCGGATATCCGGAATGCTCAGGCAACCCTCGTTAAAGCCCCACTCCTCACCTGTTTCTTCCAAAATAGTAGCATTAATGAATGCCTTTTTGAAATCTTTCAATTCCGGCTCATCATCATCAAATGGGGTAGCATCAACCACAAATAAACGCATAGACATACCTACCTGCGGAGCAGCCAAACCAACACCGCGGGCAGCATACATGGTTTCAAACATGTTTTCAACCAATTCTTTTATATGCGGGTATTCGTCGGGCTCAATGGCCGTAGCTTTTTTTCTTAAAACAGGATCACCGTAGGCAATGATAGGATACTTCATCGTGCAAAAATAACGGATTATTGCTTAGGCTCAAATAGCAAAGTTATCAAGCGGTTATTATCAAAAATTTCATTGCTGATCTCCAGTAATTGCTCGGCACTCACCTGGTTAATTTTAGCAAAGATCTCTTCCAGTGTATCAATGCGGTTAAAATCAACCATGCTTTTGGCCATGGCTATAATAAGGCTCATGCGGTTTTCCTCGGCCAGGGCTATTTGCCCTATAAATTTTTGCCGGGCCTGGTGCAACTGTAATGTACCCAGCTTTTGCTCCCTCAGCTTCTTCAACTCTTTATGCACCAGTTTTGAGGCCTTGGCCGCCTTTTCGGCATCGGTACCAAAATATATCGAGAAGATCCCGGTATCGGTTAACGGGGTATAGTTTGATTCGACAGTATAGGCTATTCCGTACTTTTCCCTGATCTCGAGGTTTAAGCGGCTGCTCATGCCAACGCCGCCCAGCAGGTTATTAAGCAACAACAAACCCCATTTGTGTTCATGTGCCGTTGAATAAGCCTGCGTACCAATAATGCAATGCGTTTGCGAAATAGGTTTATTAACGAGATGGATACCGGCCGGGCTTAACACCGGCTGCACCCTGTTTTTCTGAAGCTGATTGAAAGGTACATGCCCGAAATATTTTTCGGACATGGCCACCAGTTTTTTGAAATCATAATTGCCATGAACAGCAAAAATCATTTCTGTGGTGTTGTAATTGGCCGAGATAAAGTTGCGGATATCATCGCCATTAAGCCTGCCAACCGTTTCGGGAGTTCCCAGAATGTTTTGCCCCATTGGATGGCCCTTAAACAAAAGCTCCTCAAAATCATCCTGGATAGCTTCTTCCGGCTGATCAAGATAAGATGCTATTTCATCTAAAATAACACCCCGCTCCTTTTCCTGCTCATCATCCGGAAAGGTGGAATGAAATAAAATATCCTCAAACAGATCCATCGTGCGGTCGAGATGCTGGTTAAGCAGCGACGCATGGATGCAGGTATATTCCTTAGTGGTATACGCATTCAGATCGGCACCAACAAGCTCAAGCCTGTTGAGGATCTGGCTGGTATTGCGCCTTTCGGTTTCTTTAAACAGCAGGTGTTCAATAAAGTGTGCAAGCCCCTCCTGTCCCGGAAGCTCGTCTCTCGAACCTGTATTTACTATAAAACAGCAATGTGTAATTGCCGATGGCCAGTGTTTGTAAAGTATACGAATGCCATTGGGCAAAGTATAAAGTTGATAGTCAATCATTCGGCTGCAAAGATACGCTTATAAGTCATAATTATTTTTCACGCTATTGTAAGTGATTTATGGTATTTTAGGCGCTTAAATCCAACTACATCTACCGTTAAATAGCAATATTTAACACATTGAAAAACAAAAAGACTGACCCCAATGAAAAAACAAATTGCCGACCTTGAATTTGAACCAATGATTACCGCCCAACAGATCGAAGAAAGGGTGAAAGCTATTGGCGCACAAATAAGCGAAGATTTTAAAGACACCGTTCCGGTTTTAGTAGGCGTACTTAACGGCAGCTTCCTTTTTATTGCCGATTTAATTAAAAAAGTATCTATTCCCTGCGAGATCAATTTTACCAAGCTGGCTTCCTATTATGGAGGTACCACCAGTACTTTAAAAATAAGAGAGGATATTGATTTAACCGTTGATATAAAAGGCCGCGATGTGCTTATTATTGAAGATATTGTTGATACCGGCAATACCGCTCATTATTTAATTGAGAAATTAAAAGAAAGGGAGCCCGCCTCATTAAAAATGTGTTCGTTACTACTAAAACCGGCCGCCCTGCAAAAGAAAATAGAAGAACTTAAGTATATAGGCTTCGAAATTGAAAACGAATTTGTTGTGGGTTACGGGCTCGACTATAAAGAAATGGGCAGGAACCTGGCCGATATTTACAAAAAAGTAGGATAAAGCAATCCGGCATTTCGATTGGTTTATAGGAAGTTGCGCGCAATTTTTTTAACACCCGATTAAAACAAAGACCGGCCTATGCCGTTTTAGGGTTTATGAAATATACATCTTTACTTTTATCAGGCTGCGTAGCAGCATCGTTCTTGTTCTCTTCATGTGATAAAGAAACGTCAACAACCTCAAATGTTGCTATTACTGTAACCGATGGCTTAACCGGAGCCGGATCAGCCGGGGCGACTGTAAAATTATACGACGACGTAAATAAACCCAACACCGGTGAAGCCCCTGCATATACACTTACTGCAGATGCTTCAGGAAAAATATCTGCACCGGTTGCCTATATTGGCGGCTATTACGTTGTTGCTGAAAACGGCGCCCGCAAAAGCTATTACGGCGGCCTTATTCCGATAGGAATTTTCAAAACACAATCGGATATCGACGCAAGCCCAAAGCAAACTCCGGCTGCAACAATAGGTTCGGTAAAGTTTAAAGATACTAATGGCGATGGTGTTATTAATGATTCGGACAAAACGCATGCGCCGCTCTTGTTCCTGGAATCAGGGCAAACGCTAACTTACAGTACCGCGGTTTATTAAGAAGTTTAAAGTTGCCGTGAGGACACGGCAACAGGATAAAATAATAAAAAAGCTATCGGATAAATCCGATAGCTTTTTTATTAAATTCACCATGCCCCCTCTCCGCCCAGGTTGTCGTGCCCTAACGACAACATACCTGATAAACTAAATTATTGGGCCACGGTATTCCCTCAATTCTTATTATGTTTATTTAATGGAATTTGATGAGGTCTATTTTTATACTGCTACAATTAACAATTGGATCCCACTATTGCAATCAGATAAATTTAAGCACATTGTTTTAAACAGCCTGATTCATCTTGTTAAGCAGAAAAAAATCGAAATTTATGGTTTTGTGATCATGCCAAATCATATTCACCTCATTTGGTCGGGCTCAAAGATGAATGGTAAAGAAAAGCCATTTGCAAGTTTCATGAAGTTTACCGGTCATCAATTTTTAAACGAACTGCGAACAACAGATCAACAATTCCTGACAAAATTCGAAACTAACCTAAAAAATAG includes:
- a CDS encoding DUF1475 family protein — protein: MCYAVVNTSLEHNLFKEWDYLGAVAWMRATLWDFYANILVIYVWICYKEKNWLWKIVWLILLITLGSLASCAYVLIQLFRLKDKEGLKEFFGRQNG
- a CDS encoding peroxiredoxin, producing the protein MSPTMIKYLIAVLLASFLFACAAEAQSSKQLVSGDKIPTFSLTDQNGKTFNTDDYVGKKVLVIYFYPKDESMVCTKEACAFRDSFDKFTKAGAMVIGINNGTVASHKAFADHYKLPFTVLSDPDNKVYDMFGVKKKFFMSGRETFVVDLKGKIVYTHEAMLQGKEHADDALAFINSAKAK
- a CDS encoding sugar phosphate isomerase/epimerase family protein, which produces MTTRRSFLKTSALLSAGLLAAPNLFAYDKKYIGLQLYTVRDAMAVDPVAALAKVAKTGFTSVEGATYTGTELFYGMRPKDFANVLKQNGLIMPSAHYRLGEELVNGEHQKGTIMNDWKKAVDDAAEAGVKYMVCAYLSQSERGNLDHYKNVANMLDIAGETCKGAGIQLCYHNHDFEFIQENGKYPYEILLDSTDKSLVKMEMDLYWVTKANQDPIALINKHPGRFPLWHVKDMDKTPEKKFTEVGNGTIDFKKIFTQAKKSGLQYFFVEQDVCPGDPFDSISQSISYIKKNLV
- the def gene encoding peptide deformylase, which translates into the protein MKYPIIAYGDPVLRKKATAIEPDEYPHIKELVENMFETMYAARGVGLAAPQVGMSMRLFVVDATPFDDDEPELKDFKKAFINATILEETGEEWGFNEGCLSIPDIREDVYRKPVVRMSYYDADWKHHEETFKGMAARVIQHEYDHIEGKLFTDKLSPLRKRLIEKKLNDISKGMVDVDYKMKFPNVKKGR
- a CDS encoding M16 family metallopeptidase; amino-acid sequence: MDYQLYTLPNGIRILYKHWPSAITHCCFIVNTGSRDELPGQEGLAHFIEHLLFKETERRNTSQILNRLELVGADLNAYTTKEYTCIHASLLNQHLDRTMDLFEDILFHSTFPDDEQEKERGVILDEIASYLDQPEEAIQDDFEELLFKGHPMGQNILGTPETVGRLNGDDIRNFISANYNTTEMIFAVHGNYDFKKLVAMSEKYFGHVPFNQLQKNRVQPVLSPAGIHLVNKPISQTHCIIGTQAYSTAHEHKWGLLLLNNLLGGVGMSSRLNLEIREKYGIAYTVESNYTPLTDTGIFSIYFGTDAEKAAKASKLVHKELKKLREQKLGTLQLHQARQKFIGQIALAEENRMSLIIAMAKSMVDFNRIDTLEEIFAKINQVSAEQLLEISNEIFDNNRLITLLFEPKQ
- the hpt gene encoding hypoxanthine phosphoribosyltransferase — its product is MKKQIADLEFEPMITAQQIEERVKAIGAQISEDFKDTVPVLVGVLNGSFLFIADLIKKVSIPCEINFTKLASYYGGTTSTLKIREDIDLTVDIKGRDVLIIEDIVDTGNTAHYLIEKLKEREPASLKMCSLLLKPAALQKKIEELKYIGFEIENEFVVGYGLDYKEMGRNLADIYKKVG
- a CDS encoding transposase yields the protein MEFDEVYFYTATINNWIPLLQSDKFKHIVLNSLIHLVKQKKIEIYGFVIMPNHIHLIWSGSKMNGKEKPFASFMKFTGHQFLNELRTTDQQFLTKFETNLKNRNYLFWQTNSLPIKVLDRKMLEQKLDYIHLNPLQAHWNLADDPNDYYFSSCSFYDQDDMKFDWLTHYMDAM